A genomic window from Candidatus Bathyarchaeota archaeon includes:
- the tpiA gene encoding triose-phosphate isomerase gives MSKVKVPIIIVNYKTYLESTGKNAVSLSKIADEVSKKTGAAIGVAPQFTDLKAVADAVSIPVFAQHIDPIKPGSSTGHILVEAVKEAGAIGTLVNHSERRLKLFDIDGIITKAKENGLCSVVCTNNSAVSAAAAALNPEMVAVEPPELIGSGIPVSQAQPEVVTGTVELVKRINPNVVTLCGAGISKAADVSSALTLGTQGVLVASGIVKAKDPRKILTEFAEAIINAK, from the coding sequence ATGAGTAAAGTCAAAGTGCCTATTATTATTGTGAACTATAAAACCTACTTAGAATCCACAGGAAAAAATGCTGTTTCTCTTTCTAAAATTGCGGACGAGGTAAGCAAAAAAACTGGAGCAGCCATCGGAGTTGCCCCCCAATTTACTGACCTAAAAGCAGTTGCAGATGCCGTTTCAATTCCAGTTTTTGCCCAGCACATAGACCCAATAAAACCTGGGAGTTCCACAGGTCACATTCTAGTTGAAGCAGTAAAAGAAGCAGGTGCAATTGGAACTTTGGTTAACCATTCTGAACGACGCCTTAAACTGTTTGATATTGACGGAATAATAACCAAAGCAAAGGAAAACGGTTTATGTTCAGTTGTTTGTACCAACAACTCTGCCGTGAGTGCTGCTGCAGCTGCTCTTAACCCTGAAATGGTTGCAGTGGAGCCACCGGAACTGATTGGGTCTGGAATTCCTGTTTCTCAAGCCCAACCTGAAGTAGTTACTGGAACCGTAGAGCTGGTCAAACGCATAAACCCCAACGTAGTAACCTTATGTGGTGCAGGAATCAGTAAAGCAGCTGATGTTAGTTCTGCTCTGACTTTGGGCACACAAGGAGTCTTGGTAGCAAGCGGCATCGTAAAAGCCAAAGACCCTAGAAAAATATTGACAGAATTTGCAGAAGCTATCATAAATGCAAAATAG